One Vibrio sp. CDRSL-10 TSBA genomic region harbors:
- a CDS encoding lysine exporter LysO family protein translates to MLSGMLFIFAPLVVGYLFSVRNKNWLNKLNQVTSNLVYIMLFLMGLSLAALDNLGDNLQLIIKFVSVFFVALGVANLLFLPLIDRFMPLQTDSSHSQLPLSSMALESLKLIVVVGGGLLLGVVLNLNLPWVDNAMEWCLSLLLFFIGIQLRNCGLTLGQILINKLGMTIAAVMIITSWLGGLVAALVLDIPVYKALAMASGFGWYSLSGILMGDAFGPVYGGASFLVELMRELVSLVMIPMLIGRKPCTTIGYAGATSMDFTLPLIQTTGGVRCVPVAIVSGFILSVLVPVLMLFFVSLAG, encoded by the coding sequence ATGCTTTCAGGGATGCTGTTTATCTTTGCCCCGCTGGTCGTGGGCTATCTGTTTAGCGTACGCAATAAAAACTGGCTCAATAAGCTCAATCAGGTTACCTCCAACCTGGTCTATATCATGCTGTTTCTGATGGGACTGAGCTTAGCGGCTCTGGACAACCTGGGGGACAATCTGCAACTGATCATTAAGTTTGTCAGTGTCTTTTTCGTTGCTCTCGGGGTGGCTAATTTGCTCTTCCTGCCGCTGATTGATCGCTTCATGCCCCTCCAGACCGACTCTTCCCACAGTCAGTTGCCCCTTTCAAGCATGGCGCTGGAATCTCTTAAACTGATTGTGGTTGTCGGTGGAGGCCTGTTATTGGGCGTGGTACTGAATCTGAATTTACCCTGGGTCGACAATGCGATGGAGTGGTGTTTGTCGCTGTTACTGTTTTTTATTGGTATCCAGCTGCGCAACTGCGGCCTGACACTGGGACAAATCCTGATTAACAAGCTCGGAATGACAATTGCGGCCGTCATGATTATCACCAGCTGGCTGGGTGGCTTAGTGGCAGCATTGGTACTCGATATACCGGTTTATAAAGCGCTGGCAATGGCGTCAGGCTTTGGCTGGTATTCGCTGTCCGGCATTCTGATGGGTGATGCATTTGGGCCGGTCTATGGCGGCGCTTCATTCCTGGTCGAGCTAATGCGTGAACTGGTTTCTCTGGTGATGATCCCGATGCTGATTGGGCGTAAACCCTGCACCACTATCGGCTATGCAGGCGCCACGTCCATGGACTTCACCCTGCCGCTAATCCAGACCACCGGCGGTGTACGATGTGTGCCGGTCGCTATCGTCAGCGGCTTTATACTCAGTGTGTTAGTTCCGGTATTGATGCTTTTCTTTGTGTCACTTGCAGGCTAG
- a CDS encoding TfoX/Sxy family DNA transformation protein: protein MCTNRYITLLNQFGPSEKRSMFGGTGLFRHNAMFALLAQGRLFIRGGCVLDDEFVALGCEKFRHVKKQTTATVNYYDVTDLWIGEQACLDDLIRRSIEYAVASRCRQNLGEVKRLRDMPNMHFRLERMVKKAGIKDVATFVELGAPKVFNRVRDIYGNNLDVSLLWKFAGAIEGVHWELLQEPRKRQLLDSCLQ, encoded by the coding sequence ATGTGTACAAACAGATACATCACATTACTCAATCAATTTGGTCCGTCGGAGAAGCGTTCCATGTTCGGTGGTACAGGATTGTTCCGGCATAACGCCATGTTTGCATTATTGGCACAAGGGCGGTTGTTTATTCGTGGCGGCTGTGTGTTGGATGATGAATTTGTGGCTTTAGGATGTGAAAAATTCCGTCATGTAAAGAAGCAGACCACGGCAACCGTCAATTATTATGACGTGACGGATTTATGGATTGGTGAGCAGGCTTGTCTTGATGATTTAATCCGTCGTTCGATTGAGTATGCGGTGGCCTCGCGCTGTCGTCAGAATCTGGGCGAAGTGAAGCGTTTAAGAGATATGCCGAATATGCATTTCAGATTGGAACGCATGGTGAAAAAAGCGGGCATCAAGGACGTGGCCACATTCGTTGAACTGGGGGCGCCAAAGGTCTTTAACAGAGTCCGCGATATTTATGGCAATAATCTGGATGTCAGTCTGCTGTGGAAGTTTGCCGGCGCGATTGAAGGCGTGCACTGGGAATTATTGCAGGAGCCGCGCAAGCGCCAATTGCTCGACAGTTGTTTGCAGTAA
- the panP gene encoding pyridoxal-dependent aspartate 1-decarboxylase PanP — MVSEHKTANANFESLLRIFTVPEGPDSTLTRIEEELSRNLNQFLREHIVADEKPLKQIEKDFCDPRIPDEPVFVSDHTQHLLDTLVAQSVHTASPSFIGHMTSALPYFMMPLSKIMIALNQNLVKIETSKAFTPLERQVLGMLHRLIYGNDDSFYQQWMHSAEHSLGAFCSGGTIANITALWVARNSALKADGDFQGVEKEGLFKAMRHYNYDGLAILVSERGHYSLKKAADVLGIGQDGLVSVRTDEHNRICPDDLQAKITELKARNIKPFAVIGVAGTTETGNIDPLQAIARICQQEQCHFHVDAAWGGATLMSGNYRHLLDGIELADSVTIDAHKQLYIPMGAGMVLFKDPHAMNSIEHHAQYILRKGSKDLGSHTLEGSRSGIAMLVYASMHIISRAGYELLIDQSIAKARYFADLISAQADFELVSQPELCLLTYRYLPPQVKAAMHKADRSQRAQLNELLNELTKFIQKKQRETGKSFVSRTRLNPICWDKLDTIVFRVVLANPLTTNEILHSVLEEQREIATLAPLLMGRIERLTQQILA; from the coding sequence ATGGTATCTGAACACAAAACCGCAAATGCGAACTTTGAATCTTTGCTTCGCATATTTACGGTGCCAGAAGGGCCGGACTCAACACTGACCCGCATCGAAGAAGAGCTCTCCCGCAATCTGAATCAGTTTTTGCGTGAACACATAGTGGCCGACGAAAAGCCGCTCAAGCAGATCGAAAAAGATTTCTGTGATCCGCGCATTCCTGATGAACCTGTCTTTGTCTCAGACCATACCCAGCATCTGCTCGATACCCTGGTGGCACAGTCAGTACACACCGCATCACCCAGCTTTATCGGTCATATGACCTCGGCACTGCCTTACTTTATGATGCCGCTGTCCAAGATCATGATTGCCCTTAACCAGAATCTGGTAAAAATCGAAACCTCCAAAGCCTTTACGCCATTGGAGCGGCAAGTGTTGGGCATGCTGCACCGCCTGATCTACGGTAACGATGACAGCTTCTATCAACAGTGGATGCACAGTGCTGAGCACTCACTCGGCGCATTTTGCTCCGGGGGAACGATTGCCAACATTACCGCGTTATGGGTAGCCCGTAACAGCGCACTCAAAGCCGATGGTGATTTCCAGGGCGTTGAAAAAGAAGGCCTGTTTAAGGCGATGCGTCATTACAACTATGACGGTCTGGCGATTCTGGTGTCTGAACGTGGTCACTATTCACTCAAGAAAGCCGCAGATGTACTCGGGATTGGCCAGGACGGTCTGGTGTCTGTCCGTACCGATGAGCACAACCGGATCTGCCCGGATGATCTGCAGGCTAAAATCACCGAGCTAAAAGCGCGCAACATCAAACCGTTTGCCGTTATCGGCGTCGCCGGCACCACTGAAACCGGAAATATCGATCCCCTGCAGGCGATTGCCCGCATTTGTCAGCAGGAGCAGTGCCATTTCCACGTGGACGCGGCCTGGGGTGGCGCCACTCTGATGTCAGGAAATTACCGCCATCTGCTGGATGGCATTGAACTGGCTGACTCAGTGACCATTGATGCCCATAAGCAGCTTTATATCCCGATGGGAGCCGGTATGGTGCTGTTTAAAGATCCGCACGCGATGAACTCAATTGAACACCACGCGCAGTATATTTTGCGTAAAGGCTCCAAAGATCTCGGCAGCCACACCCTGGAAGGTTCGCGCTCTGGCATCGCGATGCTGGTGTATGCCAGTATGCATATCATCAGCCGTGCCGGTTATGAACTGCTGATTGACCAGAGCATAGCCAAAGCCCGCTATTTTGCTGATTTGATTAGTGCACAAGCCGATTTTGAGCTGGTCTCACAACCTGAGTTATGCCTGTTGACCTACCGCTACCTGCCGCCGCAGGTTAAGGCAGCGATGCACAAAGCAGACCGCTCGCAACGTGCGCAATTAAATGAACTCCTGAATGAACTGACCAAGTTTATTCAGAAAAAACAACGTGAAACCGGTAAGTCCTTCGTTTCACGTACCCGTTTGAATCCGATTTGTTGGGATAAGCTTGATACCATCGTTTTTCGTGTCGTGCTTGCTAATCCACTGACAACAAACGAAATTCTACACTCGGTCCTGGAAGAGCAAAGAGAAATTGCAACTCTGGCACCACTTCTGATGGGCAGAATTGAGCGTTTAACGCAACAAATTCTGGCATAA
- a CDS encoding response regulator has product MNKYMILCVDDEREVLDSVVQDLDCFEQDFVLEAAESVSEARQVIDDYRQQDIHLALILCDHIMPEQTGIQFLIEMNQNPDTAATRKVLLTGQAGLEDTVEAVNHASLDFYVAKPWQGDQLRQMVKDQLTQYIIDHEKDLMAWVQILDAEKILNAMAAKRTTFGE; this is encoded by the coding sequence ATGAATAAATACATGATTTTATGTGTTGATGATGAAAGAGAAGTGCTGGATAGCGTGGTACAGGATCTTGACTGTTTCGAGCAGGATTTTGTACTGGAGGCTGCCGAGTCGGTCAGTGAAGCAAGACAGGTTATTGACGATTATCGTCAGCAGGATATTCATCTGGCACTGATTCTGTGTGATCACATTATGCCCGAGCAAACCGGGATTCAGTTTTTGATCGAGATGAACCAGAATCCGGATACGGCCGCAACCCGCAAGGTACTGCTGACCGGTCAGGCAGGACTGGAAGATACCGTTGAGGCGGTCAATCACGCCAGCCTTGATTTCTATGTTGCTAAACCCTGGCAAGGTGACCAGCTGCGCCAGATGGTCAAAGATCAACTGACCCAGTATATCATCGACCATGAAAAAGACTTAATGGCCTGGGTACAAATTCTGGATGCCGAGAAGATACTCAATGCCATGGCCGCAAAACGCACCACTTTTGGAGAGTAA
- a CDS encoding MurR/RpiR family transcriptional regulator encodes MNTLEKIQKNLENFSKSERKVAEVIMASPQTAIHSSIATLAKMADVSEPTVNRFCRRLDTKGFPDFKLHLAQSLANGTPYVNRNVEEDDGPDAYTHKIFESTMACLDVAKNSLDPMQINRAVDLLTQAKRISFFGLGASSAVARDAQNKFIRFNIPITCFEDVVMQRMSCINCTDNDVIVLISHTGRTKSLVEVANLGRENGATVIAITAKDSPLDRASSLSICLDVPEDTDVYMPMASRVVQMTVIDVLATGFTLRRGSGFRENLKRVKEVLKDSRYDKLSSI; translated from the coding sequence ATGAATACATTAGAAAAAATTCAAAAGAACCTGGAAAATTTTAGCAAGTCGGAACGTAAAGTCGCAGAAGTTATTATGGCTTCTCCGCAGACTGCCATTCACTCGAGCATTGCCACCCTTGCTAAGATGGCGGATGTCAGTGAGCCTACCGTTAACCGCTTCTGCCGTCGCCTGGACACCAAAGGCTTCCCCGATTTTAAATTGCATCTGGCTCAGAGCCTGGCAAACGGTACGCCTTATGTGAACCGTAACGTCGAGGAAGATGATGGCCCGGATGCCTACACTCACAAAATCTTCGAGTCGACCATGGCATGTCTGGATGTGGCGAAAAACAGCCTAGATCCGATGCAGATTAACCGTGCCGTCGATTTGCTGACGCAGGCGAAACGTATCTCATTCTTCGGTCTTGGCGCCTCTTCTGCCGTGGCCCGTGATGCACAAAACAAGTTTATTCGCTTTAATATTCCGATTACCTGTTTTGAAGATGTGGTGATGCAACGTATGAGTTGTATTAACTGCACCGACAACGACGTAATCGTGCTGATTTCACACACCGGCCGGACCAAAAGTCTGGTTGAAGTGGCAAATCTGGGGCGTGAAAACGGCGCAACCGTGATTGCCATTACCGCCAAGGATTCACCATTAGACCGGGCAAGCTCACTGTCTATCTGCCTCGATGTGCCGGAAGACACCGATGTGTATATGCCGATGGCGAGCCGCGTGGTCCAGATGACCGTTATCGATGTCCTGGCGACCGGGTTTACCCTGCGCCGCGGTTCTGGTTTCCGTGAAAACCTCAAACGAGTCAAAGAAGTGCTGAAAGATTCGCGCTATGACAAATTGTCCAGCATCTGA
- a CDS encoding HDOD domain-containing protein produces the protein MNHLSFFWLPENRHKLIEGLESEFAQMVKNSISTGKISLPPIPEVVVKIQKLCTLETTGISDVADCLTDDPGLAAIVIRVANSVVFNRRNITCNDLFTAVSRLGIMRVRDIVTAQAIEQLKHSINLSKECNAILVNSASVSRELGATMVMVVQSFKALEPGRYTYLEQEKALLVGLLADIGLFCLVNEYYLYLENGNYLDQDIALQIFQSSCSQTSKQVLKHWGFDRDFLEVACNQSLIEHEQEVTYLDVARIAHHLLLYRKQDDAYDEHEVEINATGAEVLFELSNLSELDFKDKLSAVINASGF, from the coding sequence ATGAATCATCTATCTTTTTTTTGGCTTCCGGAAAACCGCCACAAACTCATTGAAGGGCTAGAAAGTGAGTTTGCGCAGATGGTTAAAAATTCCATCAGCACCGGTAAGATCTCCTTACCACCGATTCCCGAGGTGGTAGTGAAAATTCAAAAACTGTGTACGTTAGAAACGACCGGTATATCTGACGTGGCCGATTGTCTGACCGACGATCCTGGCCTGGCGGCTATTGTTATCAGGGTGGCAAACTCTGTGGTCTTCAATCGCCGCAATATCACTTGTAACGATTTATTCACTGCGGTATCACGTCTTGGCATTATGCGGGTACGTGACATTGTCACGGCTCAGGCGATAGAACAGCTCAAGCACTCCATCAATCTGAGCAAAGAATGCAATGCCATTCTGGTGAACAGCGCATCGGTATCCCGTGAATTGGGCGCAACCATGGTAATGGTGGTGCAAAGTTTTAAAGCGCTTGAACCGGGGCGTTACACCTATCTTGAGCAGGAAAAAGCACTCTTGGTTGGCCTGCTGGCCGATATCGGCTTGTTCTGCCTGGTGAATGAGTACTATCTGTACTTGGAGAACGGCAACTATCTTGATCAGGACATCGCGCTGCAGATTTTCCAATCCAGTTGTTCTCAAACCAGTAAACAAGTGCTGAAACATTGGGGATTCGACCGTGATTTCCTTGAAGTGGCCTGTAATCAGTCGCTGATTGAGCATGAACAAGAAGTCACTTATCTCGATGTGGCGCGAATCGCCCACCATCTGTTGCTGTACAGAAAGCAAGACGATGCGTATGACGAGCATGAAGTCGAGATCAACGCGACTGGTGCCGAAGTACTGTTTGAACTCAGCAATCTGAGTGAACTCGATTTTAAAGACAAACTCAGTGCAGTAATCAACGCCAGCGGTTTCTGA
- a CDS encoding GrxA family glutaredoxin produces MFVVIFGRPGCPYCVRAKEHADTLKEKRDDFNYRYVDIHAEGITKADLEKTVGKPVETVPQIFIDQEHIGGCTEFEAYAKENLGLFD; encoded by the coding sequence ATGTTCGTAGTGATTTTTGGTCGCCCTGGTTGCCCATATTGTGTACGTGCGAAAGAGCACGCTGATACGCTGAAAGAGAAACGTGACGACTTCAACTACCGTTATGTTGATATCCACGCTGAAGGCATCACCAAAGCTGATCTGGAAAAAACCGTTGGTAAACCAGTAGAGACTGTGCCACAGATCTTCATCGACCAAGAGCACATCGGTGGTTGCACTGAGTTTGAAGCTTACGCAAAAGAAAATCTGGGTCTGTTCGACTAA